DNA sequence from the Hippopotamus amphibius kiboko isolate mHipAmp2 chromosome 1, mHipAmp2.hap2, whole genome shotgun sequence genome:
AGGCACATAtacatttgtaattgttatctctgCCTGATATATTTACCTGTTTATCATTAtaacctctccctcttttttttttaagtaaattgattgattgattgattgattgattggctgcattgggtcttctgcaggctttctctagttgcagtgggtgggtgctactcttcattgcagcgtgcgggcttctcattgcagtggcttctcttgttgtggagcatgggctctaggtatgcgggcttcaatagttgcggcacatgggctcagtagttgtggcgcacaggcttagttgctccgcggcatgtgggatcttcccagaccagggctcaaacctgtgtcccctgcgttggcaggtggattctcaactactgctccaccagtgaagtccctaacttctccctctttttctttagtgacttttcttctcttaaagtTTGTTTTGTCTGATCTTAATGTATGGTTACTATTATATAACCATATATTAATATCAGGCAAAACAAAGTTATTATTTGTGTGATGTATCTTTCTCCAACCTTTTACTgtcaacctatttgtgtctttgaatctgTTGTACATAGTATATAGTtggatcttgctttttaaattcagtctgacaatctctgccttttaattggggtGTTTAGGCCAGGAGTTAGCAAATTATGGtctgtgggccaaatctggcctgccaccTTTTTTGGGGAACAGGggttaacagctttattgagatatattcacataccatacaatccactcatttaaatgtacaattcagtgttgTTTAGTATAGTCATAGTTGTGtaacatcaccacaatcaattttagaatattttcaccaCCCACTGTACTCTTTAGCCATTACCCCAACAGTCTCCCCagtctcccctccccatcccaagacaaccactaatctttgTCTTGATAGATCTGCCTACATTTCATATACATGGTATCATGGGCATATGGTCTTTTTAATGGGCTTCTTTCACCttgaataatgttttcaaggtttattccTTTTGTAGTATGTGtcgtacttcattcctttttattgcccaataatattctattgtatcactttttatccattcattagttgatggatatttgggttgtttctactttttggctacgAACTTTGgtatataagattttttttttttttttttttggtatataagcTTTTATGTGGTcaggtttccatttctcttgggtatatacctacgAAAGAaattgctgggtgatatggtaaGTCTGTGTTTAACCTTAGGAAGAACTGGCAGACTGTTTTCcgaagtggttgcaccattttatattcccactgaCTAAGTGTATGAGGGCTCCAGTCTCTCCATATTCCTACCAATACTTGTTACTATCCGTCTTTTGATTGTAAGCATCCTGGTGGGTATGAAGTgctatcccattgtggttttgctttgcatttctttgaGGACTAGTGATGTTGCGCGTCTTTTCATATGTCTAtcggctatttgtatatcttcttttgaagaaatatctatttgggccctttgcccattttttaattgggttggctttttactgttgagttgtaggagttctttatattttctgtatttcttatcTTGAATATGATTGGCAATCgtatatgtgatttgcaaatatttttccccgttctttgggttgtcttttcactttcttgatggtgtgtCCTTTGATACACAAATTTTGATCAAGTCCCacttacctattttttctttggttgcttgtgcttttgatgttgtaTCAGTGAAACCAATGCCAAATCCAGGGTTGCACCCCATATTGATTGAGTTCTCTTCAACCATGGCAGTGAAGCTGCTCATCCTCCACCTATCTCACCCTGCACAACATCCACATGGACCAAGGCAGCAGGGAGTTGGGGAGGCATGGGATCAGGCAAGAGCACCATCGAGCACAAATGCTTCTCCAATTATTTTATATGTCTTTGCTCAGTATCCAAGCACTGAaatggtttttttgttatttttatccaGCTTTATAGTTGCTGTGTAGGCAGAGGATTTATCCACCACTTACCTCACTCAGCCATAGTCAAACCCTGCTTCTATTACCTACACCTTTTAACATTGCTTTCAAATGTTCACTCCTTGTCTCATTCTACTCCTGGTTTACTAATTCTCTCTCTAGCTTTTATCTAGGTTTAATCTGCTGTTTAACCAATACATTGCATTTTATTTCACATATGCTATTTTTCATCTATAGTAGTacggaattctttttttttttcactgcaaaGTCTGCCTGTTCATTCCTAACCATCCCTTCGTTACAtgctcatcttttatttctttaaatgtattatacGTAGCTGTGCTGTGTTCTCTTCCTGACACTTTCAGTTTCTGCTGTGTTGCATCTGCTGACTCCTGCGCGCAGTAGCCTCGCTCTCTTCTGTGTTTTAGGATCTTTGTGTATGATTTCAATCTGTGGGAGTTTTGTATGCCCCCCTGGGAGAAGACTTCTTCCAGAGAGGACTTGCTTTTACTTCTGCCAGTAGCCAGAGGGCACCAACCACCAAAGACCACTTCAGTCCTCTGGAAGAAAGCGGTGCACGGCTCTGCCTGCTGTCTGGCTACGGAGCTTTGGGCCTGTGATGAGCCAAAGGACCAGAACCCAGGGCGCCTGCTCCTCATCACGGGCCCAGGCTCCATAGCCACGAAGTTGTGCTGTCCTCTCACTTCCTTTCTGGCCTCAATTCCTCCCTTTTTTGTGGACTTCTCCCACCCCTTTTATGTCCAACAGTGCCTTAAAATTGTATCCTAAGCAGGATATAATTGGTCTTTAGTGGAGGGACCCCAAAGAGCATCTAATCAGCCACACTACAAGAAGCAGGAGTCAAagataacatttactgagctttGATTATATGTCATACACTAAGCACCTTACAAGGACTCAGTCACTCAGACCTCACCACAACCCTACAGGATGTGTAATCTTGTTATCCATGTTTCATGGATGAGGACatgggggcacagagaggttaagttaccaACCAAGTTCTCACACAACTGGCAAGTAACGGAGTAGGAATTCCAAGCCTGCTGTCTGGCTGTAGGAACCATGCTCTTGCCCACTGCGACCCACAGTCAGGGGATTTTGCTTGTATCTGTGTGTGGTACTGTGCGTGTAAGTCAATTTCAGCATGTGTGCGGGTGCCAGAGTGGCTGCTTCTGTGTCCATGGATAGGAATGTCACTTGTATGCCTGCCTTCAAGTGCGCACTCTGATGTCACCTTCTCATTGTGGGCTTCTCTGACCGCCTCATTTAAAACCACACACTCCCCTGCGGATTCTTCCTCAGTGCTAGTAATAAATCTCTAACACACTACATAGTTTACTTCTTTTATGTCTGCTTCCCCAGGAGAACATGAGCtcattctggctgctgtggggACAGCAAAGCAAAGGCAGGGTGGGTGCAGCCCAAGCCCAGGTTGGAGGCTGCTGCAGTAGTCCTGGTGAGGATGGCGTGACTTGATCTAGAGTGCTtagtggtggaggtggggatgagtGGCTGGATTCGGGTTGTGCTTAGAGCAGACAGGGCTTACTGATGGTTTGCATGTGCAGCATAAGGGAATATAGCATCAAGGAGAAATCCTCACTTTGTTGTCTGAGTGAGTGGGTGAGATGGGGAACAGTGGGAAAGGGGCAGATTCCAAGGGCAAGGAGATTGGGAAGCAAGAGATTAGTTCTGGCTATGGTAAGTGTGTGATGCTAGGTTAAGTGGAAATATTGAGAGGGCTGTCAGGtatgagtctggagttcagggaaGAGGAATGGGCTAGAGATGAAAATTTGGGAATTGCTGGCTTATTGATGATAATTAAACCCACAGACTGGGTGAGATCTCTTAGGGAGTAGATGTGatagagaagacagagaagagcGTGTGGACTGGGAGGGGGAAGGTTATTGCCTTGGTCCAGGAAGGAGAAGAGTCTGAACGAGCCATGAGCACTACGCTGAGGACAAGTCTTAGAAAAGCATGCATTAAAAACTGGCagggggacttctctgatggtccagtggctaggactccatgctcccaatgcagggggcccgggttcaatccctagtcagggaactagatcccacatgctgcaactaaaagatctaGCACATGGCAACAAAGgtcccgtgtgctgcagctagacctgacacagccaaataaataagtaaataaataaatattaaaaaacaaaacaaaaccaaaaacctggCAGGATTTGGAGCCGTCTCCccacaaagccttccctgacGACTCTCTGGGGTGCTCCCACGGTCAGTGTCCCCGGAGCTCCCAGGAAGCAGAGTCAGATATGATTCCTCTCCTGTCACTAGTCCCCTGTGCACAGCACAGGACAGGGCCcgtgacagaggaatggatacgtGAGTGAACAAATGCCCcgctcccttctcccctcccagctCCTATTAAGGAACCCAAAAAGATGGTGCCCAAAACAGCCGTCCCTACAGTCAAGAAGCTGGTGACAGCCCCCACTAGGCCCAGCAAAGCCAAGTAAGGagcggggttggggagggggagagaggagggtacAAAAGAAATGCTGCTCCCTGCCCCTACCCCCAGATCTGATGGGGATATGTTTCAGGCCATCTTGGACACCCAGTGGAGACAGTCAGAAGTGCCCCTCCCAAAACTCCAGTAAGTGTCTATGCCTGCCTGGTTGTGCTGAGggacagagatggggagaggctTGGGGTCCAAGTAGGCCTAGGCCGCTGAGGCTCTGCTCTCACAGGCTCCAGCGGCAGTTTCCTCAGTGGGTATCCAGGCCAGAGTGGCAGAAAGCGATCCAGAACCCAGGCTTCCCAGCAACGCTCTGCGGCCAGTCAGGTGAGAGGCCGGAGACTTGGGAGAGCGGGGATATTGGGCAGAGTCTGGTTCCCAGGGGTGTGGTGTGCGAGGGTGAAGGATCCCAGGCCAAGGGGAACCAGACTCAAACCTTGGTTGAGATCTCACCCCCCTCACCACAGGGCGAAGAGCAGAGCAAGCTTACAAAGGCCCCTCATGTGAATAAAACCCCAACTCTGGACAAGACCCCCAGCCTAGAGAAGACCCCATCTCTGGATAAGGCCCCTAGACCAGAGAAGACCCCATCTCCAGATAAGGCTCCCAGACCAGAGAAGACCTCATCTCCACATAATGCCTGCAGCCCAGAGAAGACCCTGTCTCCAGTAAAGGCCCCGACTCCAGAGGAAACCCTAACTCCAGATAAGGAGACCCCAGCTCTGGAGGACAAAGCTCCTAGCCCAGACAGGGTCTTTTCTGTGCCTGAGGCCCAGATCCCAGAAGTCCCACCTGGTCCAAAGATGGCCCCTCCTGGGGACGAGGCCTCCACCCTGGGAAAGGTCTTGACCCCGGAGCAGGTGCTCTCTGAAGAGGCCTCCATCAGAGACAACACTCAGTTCCATCACTTCTCTCTGGAGGAAGCCCTGCTAAACGCCAGTTCTCTTGAGGACAGTGAGGCTCAATCCCAAGAGTGGGTTCACATGCCAGCGGAGCCCCCCATCCGCATGGTGAAACATCCCCTGGATGAGAGGGGCAGCTCCCTTCTCCAGTCTGAGTCCAAGTCCAAGTCAGGGTCCACGCCTGCCCTTGAGAAGGCCCACCCCCAGGAAGAGGCTACCACCCTCCTGGAGGAGGCACCAGGGAAGGATGAGACCACCCCCAAAGAGGAAGAGTCTCCCAAAGAAGAGGTGCCCCCCAAAGAGGTAACCCCCGCTCAGAAGAATCCACAACCTATTATGCTGACTCCAGAGCCCCAGATGAATCCCACCCTCCACTCCTTGGTCCCGCAAAATCTCACAGACGGCAAAAGTGACAGAGACGACATGGTGAGGATAAAAGACGAGGTGGAGGCTTTAAGGAGGTCGCTGGAGCTGATAGGGGTGCAACTGGAGTAAGTGGGGAAgggtgcggggaggggaggggaggggtgggggctctAGGCCTGCCCGGCCCACCCCTTCCCCTCGGTCTCGCGTCCGCAGAAAGAAGCTGACCGACATCTGGGAGGAGCTGAGAAGG
Encoded proteins:
- the SH3D21 gene encoding SH3 domain-containing protein 21 isoform X3, which encodes MEALVLAGYRAQKEDELSLASGDVVRQVCKGPALGWLRGELGGRCGLFPECLVQEIPKILRGSGEAPRPRCARRRGRPVKSPGPQRWCKVNFSYSPEQADELKLQAGEVVEVIKEIEDGWWLGKKNGQLGAFPSNFVELLDSGPPSLGNPDMPSISLGSQRPPKLSSLTYDSPPDYLRTVSHPEIYRVLFDYHPEAPDELALRRGDEVKVLRKITEDKGWWEGESQGRRGLFPDNFVLPPPPIKKLTPRKVISRESAPIKEPKKMVPKTAVPTVKKLVTAPTRPSKAKPSWTPSGDSQKCPSQNSSSSGSFLSGYPGQSGRKRSRTQASQQRSAASQGEEQSKLTKAPHVNKTPTLDKTPSLEKTPSLDKAPRPEKTPSPDKAPRPEKTSSPHNACSPEKTLSPVKAPTPEETLTPDKETPALEDKAPSPDRVFSVPEAQIPEVPPGPKMAPPGDEASTLGKVLTPEQVLSEEASIRDNTQFHHFSLEEALLNASSLEDSEAQSQEWVHMPAEPPIRMVKHPLDERGSSLLQSESKSKSGSTPALEKAHPQEEATTLLEEAPGKDETTPKEEESPKEEVPPKEVTPAQKNPQPIMLTPEPQMNPTLHSLVPQNLTDGKSDRDDMVRIKDEVEALRRSLELIGVQLEKKLTDIWEELRRERQKRTMLEVQMQRRTQESRNRGSIHAQTQTH
- the SH3D21 gene encoding SH3 domain-containing protein 21 isoform X2 codes for the protein MVQSELQLQPGTGGRAEAASWGGCGSDKGGLGNPDMPSISLGSQRPPKLSSLTYDSPPDYLRTVSHPEIYRVLFDYHPEAPDELALRRGDEVKVLRKITEDKGWWEGESQGRRGLFPDNFVLPPPPIKKLTPRKVISRESAPIKEPKKMVPKTAVPTVKKLVTAPTRPSKAKPSWTPSGDSQKCPSQNSSSSGSFLSGYPGQSGRKRSRTQASQQRSAASQGEEQSKLTKAPHVNKTPTLDKTPSLEKTPSLDKAPRPEKTPSPDKAPRPEKTSSPHNACSPEKTLSPVKAPTPEETLTPDKETPALEDKAPSPDRVFSVPEAQIPEVPPGPKMAPPGDEASTLGKVLTPEQVLSEEASIRDNTQFHHFSLEEALLNASSLEDSEAQSQEWVHMPAEPPIRMVKHPLDERGSSLLQSESKSKSGSTPALEKAHPQEEATTLLEEAPGKDETTPKEEESPKEEVPPKEVTPAQKNPQPIMLTPEPQMNPTLHSLVPQNLTDGKSDRDDMVRIKDEVEALRRSLELIGVQLEKKLTDIWEELRRERQKRTMLEVQMQRRTQESRNRGSIHAQTQTH
- the SH3D21 gene encoding SH3 domain-containing protein 21 isoform X1, whose amino-acid sequence is MQLRGNSDKSLHHHPALPLSTRGPGLASWPVGPDWALLSRMPAPSSAHRGAGPGRIPRTEGGRAEPGVRGRGPAGVQGARTGLAAWRAGGPLWPLPRVPGAGDPEDSPRLRGGAETSLCAPSRSPRQISGPPKMVQSELQLQPGTGGRAEAASWGGCGSDKGGLGNPDMPSISLGSQRPPKLSSLTYDSPPDYLRTVSHPEIYRVLFDYHPEAPDELALRRGDEVKVLRKITEDKGWWEGESQGRRGLFPDNFVLPPPPIKKLTPRKVISRESAPIKEPKKMVPKTAVPTVKKLVTAPTRPSKAKPSWTPSGDSQKCPSQNSSSSGSFLSGYPGQSGRKRSRTQASQQRSAASQGEEQSKLTKAPHVNKTPTLDKTPSLEKTPSLDKAPRPEKTPSPDKAPRPEKTSSPHNACSPEKTLSPVKAPTPEETLTPDKETPALEDKAPSPDRVFSVPEAQIPEVPPGPKMAPPGDEASTLGKVLTPEQVLSEEASIRDNTQFHHFSLEEALLNASSLEDSEAQSQEWVHMPAEPPIRMVKHPLDERGSSLLQSESKSKSGSTPALEKAHPQEEATTLLEEAPGKDETTPKEEESPKEEVPPKEVTPAQKNPQPIMLTPEPQMNPTLHSLVPQNLTDGKSDRDDMVRIKDEVEALRRSLELIGVQLEKKLTDIWEELRRERQKRTMLEVQMQRRTQESRNRGSIHAQTQTH